The proteins below are encoded in one region of Sander lucioperca isolate FBNREF2018 chromosome 11, SLUC_FBN_1.2, whole genome shotgun sequence:
- the LOC116058982 gene encoding vicilin-like seed storage protein At2g18540 isoform X1 has translation MVSLLNQKPPQETDSKQTNLHENTQREKNMMSRQQSQLENEMEIVKSFRKLTPEERRKELRRDIFRELRNMEMERRERAALTALQRQMREKEEKDKETERLQSQKKRYEEERRRPEAKQREEEKRRENEQKALEKQKQEQLKKARLEWKKVMMVDEEPITRPRFAPSDLKKEQRRCGEAQRRVEDESSFKSLTSKLKGQEQSKRKTLFNNWVGEPTETNRSSTQTAPPPSTEITSLKSESTNTKIQEEREGYSNLEPFVIAV, from the exons atggtgTCATTACTTAACCAAAAACCTCCACAAGAGACAGACTCAAAGCAAACCAACCTGCATGAgaacacacaaagagaaaaaaacatgatgtcAAGACAACAAAGTCAACTCGAGAATGAAATGGAGATTGTTAAGAGTTTCAGGAAACTGaccccagaggagagaaggaaagagcTCAGAAGAGACATATTTAGAGAGTTGAGGAACATGGAGATGGAgcgcagagagagagctgcTCTCACAGCGCTTCAGAGGCAAATGagggaaaaagaggaaaaagacaaagaaactgAAAGATTGCAAAGTCAGAAAAAGAGatatgaggaggagaggaggaggccgGAAGCCaaacagagggaggaggagaaaaggagggagaATGAGCAAAAGGCCCTtgagaaacaaaaacaggagcaaCTGAAGAAAGCGAGGCTTGAGTGGAAGAAGGTGATGATGGTGGACGAGGAGCCGATCACAAGGCCCAGATTCGCTCCGAGTGATCTGAAAAAGGAGCAGAGGAGGTGCGGAGAGGCTCAGCGAAGAGTGGAAGATGAATCCAGCTTTAAGAGCCTGACCTCGAAGCTGAAGGGCCAGGAGCAGAGTAAAAGAAAAACCCTGTTCAACAACTGGGTTGGAGAGCCAACTGAGACGAACAGGAGCTCCACCCAAACGGCTCCACCCCCCTCCACTGAAATAACAAGCCTCAAGTCGGAAAGTAC CAACACCAAGAtccaggaggagagggagggctACTCAAACCTTGAGCCATTTGTCATAGCAGTTTGA
- the LOC116058982 gene encoding vicilin-like seed storage protein At2g18540 isoform X2 — MVSLLNQKPPQETDSKQTNLHENTQREKNMMSRQQSQLENEMEIVKSFRKLTPEERRKELRRDIFRELRNMEMERRERAALTALQRQMREKEEKDKETERLQSQKKRYEEERRRPEAKQREEEKRRENEQKALEKQKQEQLKKARLEWKKVMMVDEEPITRPRFAPSDLKKEQRRCGEAQRRVEDESSFKSLTSKLKGQEQSKRKTLFNNWVGEPTETNRSSTQTAPPPSTEITSLKSETTPRSRRRGRATQTLSHLS, encoded by the exons atggtgTCATTACTTAACCAAAAACCTCCACAAGAGACAGACTCAAAGCAAACCAACCTGCATGAgaacacacaaagagaaaaaaacatgatgtcAAGACAACAAAGTCAACTCGAGAATGAAATGGAGATTGTTAAGAGTTTCAGGAAACTGaccccagaggagagaaggaaagagcTCAGAAGAGACATATTTAGAGAGTTGAGGAACATGGAGATGGAgcgcagagagagagctgcTCTCACAGCGCTTCAGAGGCAAATGagggaaaaagaggaaaaagacaaagaaactgAAAGATTGCAAAGTCAGAAAAAGAGatatgaggaggagaggaggaggccgGAAGCCaaacagagggaggaggagaaaaggagggagaATGAGCAAAAGGCCCTtgagaaacaaaaacaggagcaaCTGAAGAAAGCGAGGCTTGAGTGGAAGAAGGTGATGATGGTGGACGAGGAGCCGATCACAAGGCCCAGATTCGCTCCGAGTGATCTGAAAAAGGAGCAGAGGAGGTGCGGAGAGGCTCAGCGAAGAGTGGAAGATGAATCCAGCTTTAAGAGCCTGACCTCGAAGCTGAAGGGCCAGGAGCAGAGTAAAAGAAAAACCCTGTTCAACAACTGGGTTGGAGAGCCAACTGAGACGAACAGGAGCTCCACCCAAACGGCTCCACCCCCCTCCACTGAAATAACAAGCCTCAAGTCGGAAA CAACACCAAGAtccaggaggagagggagggctACTCAAACCTTGAGCCATTTGTCATAG